From a region of the bacterium genome:
- a CDS encoding helix-turn-helix domain-containing protein: MRDVELYATILGLTPPWKVVAVDIDVKGEQVTVKVDPGPGPFPCPECQTRSPGYDRKPRRWRHLDTCQLQTWIEAEIPRVQCPQHGVKQIAIPWAEPGSQFTMLFERLAIDLLRECSVTGATGLLRISWDEAWGIKARAVARGLARRTVEIRPRLGVDEKAITKGHRYLTIVADLERPRVLFVNADRTEEWS; encoded by the coding sequence ATGCGCGACGTGGAGTTGTACGCGACGATCCTGGGCCTCACCCCACCGTGGAAGGTGGTGGCCGTGGACATCGACGTCAAAGGCGAGCAGGTCACGGTGAAGGTGGACCCCGGGCCTGGCCCGTTCCCGTGTCCGGAGTGTCAGACGCGCTCGCCGGGGTATGATCGCAAGCCGCGGCGGTGGCGGCACCTGGACACGTGTCAGCTGCAAACGTGGATTGAAGCCGAGATCCCCCGCGTGCAGTGTCCCCAGCATGGCGTCAAACAGATCGCGATTCCGTGGGCGGAGCCGGGCAGCCAGTTCACGATGCTCTTTGAGCGACTCGCCATCGACCTGCTACGGGAGTGCTCGGTCACCGGGGCGACGGGCCTGCTGCGCATCAGCTGGGACGAAGCGTGGGGGATCAAGGCCCGGGCAGTTGCCCGCGGGCTGGCGCGGCGCACGGTGGAGATCCGCCCACGCCTGGGGGTGGACGAGAAGGCGATCACCAAGGGCCACCGCTACCTGACGATCGTCGCAGACCTGGAGCGCCCACGGGTGCTGTTTGTGAATGCGGACCGGACGGAAGAGTGGAGTTGA
- a CDS encoding IS110 family transposase, with translation MLLVGIDWADAEHVYCFMDDTGTTLASGTVAHTAEELERFMALIHARVPNPQEVAVALETSQGPLVGALLDQGFTIYAINPKAVDRHRERFRVAGAKSDLRDAWVLATLLRTDRALYRPLHPDSEIAQELRTLTRDRAELVRTKTMLSNQLTACLKAYFPEFLTLFPDPDRPVALAVLDAFPTRETLRMVSRKRLEAFLRRHHSPGNAAKADRIHAAMQTRGFQIAPVIVRTKARLARTFAQQARTLTAQLDAYDREIQRILQLHPDGELYRSLPGAGDCLAARMVGELGDNRDRYREAAVAQCEAGTAPVTRASGTARIVRVRRACIHPLRATLWQFAFCSLRRCPWAQIYYTRVRARGKKHAEAIRMLSNVWLRIIIAMRRDHRIYDEARFLNARAAHLSLAS, from the coding sequence GTGTTGTTGGTCGGGATCGATTGGGCGGATGCGGAACACGTCTACTGCTTCATGGACGATACGGGGACGACGCTGGCATCGGGGACCGTCGCCCACACCGCGGAAGAGCTGGAGCGGTTCATGGCCCTCATCCATGCACGCGTCCCGAACCCGCAAGAGGTCGCCGTCGCGCTGGAAACGTCCCAAGGCCCCCTCGTTGGCGCGCTGCTGGACCAGGGATTCACGATCTATGCGATTAATCCCAAGGCCGTCGATCGCCACCGCGAGCGCTTTCGGGTCGCCGGTGCCAAGTCGGATCTGCGGGACGCCTGGGTTCTCGCCACGCTCCTCCGCACGGATCGAGCTCTGTACCGCCCTCTCCACCCGGACTCCGAGATCGCCCAGGAATTACGGACGCTCACCCGGGACCGCGCGGAGCTCGTCCGCACCAAGACGATGCTGAGTAATCAGCTCACCGCGTGTCTGAAAGCCTATTTCCCGGAGTTTCTGACCCTGTTTCCCGATCCCGACCGGCCCGTGGCGCTGGCGGTGCTCGACGCCTTCCCGACCCGCGAGACCCTGCGCATGGTCTCGCGGAAGCGGCTGGAGGCCTTCCTGCGAAGGCACCACTCCCCGGGGAATGCCGCGAAAGCCGACCGGATTCACGCCGCCATGCAGACGCGGGGCTTTCAAATTGCCCCGGTCATCGTGCGCACCAAGGCCCGCTTGGCCCGCACTTTCGCCCAGCAGGCGCGCACCCTCACCGCGCAACTGGACGCCTACGATCGGGAGATTCAACGGATATTGCAACTCCATCCTGACGGCGAGCTCTACCGCAGCTTGCCTGGCGCTGGTGACTGTCTCGCCGCCAGGATGGTCGGGGAACTGGGCGACAATCGCGACCGGTATCGCGAGGCTGCCGTCGCCCAATGCGAGGCCGGCACCGCGCCCGTGACCCGGGCCAGCGGGACCGCCCGCATCGTCCGGGTTCGGCGCGCCTGCATTCATCCCTTGCGCGCCACGCTGTGGCAGTTCGCCTTCTGTAGCCTGCGGCGCTGCCCGTGGGCGCAGATCTATTACACGCGCGTACGGGCCCGCGGGAAGAAGCACGCCGAGGCGATTCGCATGCTCAGCAATGTCTGGCTGCGCATCATCATCGCCATGCGTCGTGACCACCGCATCTACGACGAAGCTCGGTTCCTCAACGCCCGCGCGGCTCATTTGTCACTCGCCTCTTGA
- a CDS encoding transposase, producing MGDATQRRWTAEEKLQILDEARKTGQTVSEVCSRHQVVSTPG from the coding sequence ATGGGGGACGCAACGCAGCGACGGTGGACGGCCGAGGAGAAGCTGCAGATTCTGGACGAGGCGCGCAAGACCGGCCAGACAGTGAGCGAGGTGTGTAGCCGCCACCAGGTGGTGTCAACGCCGGGATAA